From the Cryptomeria japonica chromosome 2, Sugi_1.0, whole genome shotgun sequence genome, one window contains:
- the LOC131048669 gene encoding importin subunit alpha-1-like, which translates to MSLRPNSRAELRKKSYKAGVDADEARRKREDNLIEIRKSKKEDNLLKKRRERMQLTQALPQSDLVKKLESLPVFVAGVMSNDPLMQLEATTQIRKILSVERCLPIEEVVNAGVVPRLVEFLTRVDFPQLQFEAAWSLTNIASGTSEHTRVVIDHGAVPHFVQLLNSPSDDVREQAVWALGNIAGDNFKFRDLVLGHGALIPLLAQLNEKTNLSMLRNATWTLSNFCRGKPQAPFEQTKPALPVLERLIHSDDGEVLTDACWALSYLSDGTNDKIQAVIEAGVCRRLVELLLHTNPMVLIRALRTVGNIVTGDDVQTQFMIENHVLACLLHLLTNHQKKSIRKEACWTVSNITAGNKEQIQAVIDANIIPPLVNLLQTAEFDIMKEAAWAISNATSGCSNEQIKYLVSQGCIKPLCDLLDCKDPKMVSVCLEGLENILKVGEAEKDLGNISINSFAQLIDDAEGLEKIENLQNHDNEDIYEKAVKILEMYWQEDDEDEQNIAHPGTDGQPAFSFGTNRAQVPPGGFAFG; encoded by the coding sequence ATGTCTTTGAGACCCAATTCTCGGGCAGAGCTGAGGAAGAAATCTTACAAGGCGGGTGTCGACGCAGATGAAGCTCGGCGAAAGAGAGAAGACAATCTCATTGAGATCAGGAAAagtaagaaggaagataatctccttaagaagagaagagaaagaatgcaATTGACTCAGGCTTTGCCGCAGTCTGATCTCGTGAAAAAGTTGGAGAGTCTCCCTGTATTTGTGGCAGGAGTAATGTCAAATGATCCTCTTATGCAATTGGAAGCAACCACTCAAATTAGGAAGATTCTTTCAGTTGAACGGTGTCTCCCTATTGAGGAAGTTGTTAATGCTGGAGTTGTCCCTCGGTTGGTAGAGTTCCTCACAAGAGTTGACTTCCCTCAACTTCAGTTTGAGGCAGCGTGGTCTTTGACAAACATTGCATCAGGAACCTCGGAACACACACGAGTTGTGATTGATCATGGTGCAGTGCCACACTTTGTGCAGCTTCTTAACTCCCCAAGTGATGATGTTCGAGAGCAGGCTGTTTGGGCATTGGGAAATATAGCTGGTGATAATTTCAAGTTTAGAGATCTAGTTCTCGGTCATGGTGCTCTTATACCACTCCTGGCCCAACTGAATGAGAAAACCAATCTATCGATGCTGAGAAATGCCACTTGGACACTATCCAATTTTTGTCGTGGCAAGCCACAGGCACCTTTTGAACAGACCAAACCAGCACTCCCAGTTCTTGAACGCCTTATTCATTCGGATGATGGGGAAGTCTTGACGGATGCATGTTGGGCTCTTTCATACCTCTCAGATGGAACAAATGACAAAATACAAGCTGTGATAGAGGCTGGTGTTTGTCGTAGACTTGTCGAGCTTCTGCTGCACACCAATCCTATGGTTCTCATTCGGGCTCTTCGCACAGTGGGCAACATTGTTACTGGAGATGATGTACAGACACAGTTCATGATTGAAAATCATGTGCTTGCATGCCTTTTACATCTCCTGACAAACCATCAAAAGAAAAGTATCAGGAAGGAAGCATGTTGGACAGTTTCAAACATCACAGCAGGCAATAAAGAACAAATACAGGCTGTCATTGATGCAAACATTATTCCTCCTCTTGTGAATTTGCTCCAAACTGCTGAATTTGACATCATGAAAGAGGCGGCATGGGCAATCTCCAATGCCACTTCGGGCTGTTCAAACGAACAAATCAAGTATTTGGTGAGTCAGGGATGTATTAAGCCATTATGTGACCTGTTAGACTGCAAAGACCCAAAAATGGTATCAGTTTGTCTTGAGGGGCTTGAGAACATCCTGAAAGTAGGAGAGGCAGAAAAGGATTTAGGAAACATTAGTATAAATAGTTTTGCTCAGCTCATTGATGATGCTGAAGGACTTGAAAAGATTGAAAACTTGCAGAATCACGATAATGAGGACATCTATGAGAAAGCTGTGAAGATCCTTGAAATGTATTGGcaagaagatgatgaggatgagcaaaaCATAGCTCATCCTGGTACTGATGGCCAGCCGGCTTTTAGTTTTGGTACAAATAGAGCACAAGTTCCTCCAGGTGGTTTCGCCTTTGGTTGA